One Dictyoglomus turgidum DSM 6724 DNA window includes the following coding sequences:
- a CDS encoding prepilin peptidase: protein MIKILLTFWFFLLGSAVGSFLNVVIYRLPRRESIVFPPSHCPFCGHKLSAKDLIPILSYIILKGKCRYCGAKISSRYPIVEFLTAIFYALVFWLYGFSFSTLKLLILFSMLLPVFFIDLEHMLIPDVITIPGTGVGLIISLFEGRLAQGILGSLIFGGILLLIYVIALLILKEEGMGQGDIKLGFMLGSFLGIKLSLLSLFLSYFIGGLFSLLIILIKGKDLKTAIPFGPFLIIGALISLFFGKTLINLYLSLF, encoded by the coding sequence ATGATAAAGATATTGTTAACTTTTTGGTTTTTCCTTCTTGGAAGTGCTGTGGGAAGTTTTCTTAATGTAGTGATATATAGGCTTCCTCGAAGAGAGTCTATAGTTTTTCCTCCTTCTCATTGTCCCTTTTGTGGACATAAGTTGTCTGCAAAAGATCTTATTCCTATATTAAGCTATATTATCCTTAAAGGTAAGTGTAGGTACTGTGGAGCAAAGATTTCGTCAAGATATCCCATAGTAGAATTTCTTACTGCTATTTTTTATGCATTAGTATTCTGGCTATATGGGTTTTCTTTTTCTACTTTAAAACTTCTTATTTTGTTTTCTATGCTTCTTCCTGTTTTTTTCATTGATCTCGAACATATGTTAATACCTGATGTGATTACTATTCCTGGAACAGGAGTAGGATTAATTATTTCTTTGTTTGAAGGAAGGTTAGCTCAAGGTATTTTAGGAAGTTTAATTTTTGGTGGAATTCTCTTACTGATTTATGTGATAGCCTTGTTGATATTAAAAGAGGAAGGTATGGGACAAGGTGACATAAAACTCGGTTTTATGCTGGGAAGTTTTCTTGGAATAAAATTATCCCTTCTTTCTTTATTTCTGAGTTATTTTATAGGTGGTTTATTCTCTCTACTGATAATATTGATAAAAGGTAAAGATTTAAAAACAGCCATTCCCTTTGGTCCCTTCCTAATAATTGGAGCATTAATATCACTATTCTTTGGTAAAACATTAATTAACCTATATCTTTCTCTTTTTTAA
- a CDS encoding type II secretion system protein has product MYNRGFTLIELLLTFVILGIIATITLNFSLAIIDERKMLQKSYEIMQCLVEVRGGAFTKEEDYPDLVCFYPFSDLILVKTFDRVKNMYKVIKKIDLSQENIDLTSAVFGTNNYVYFNKLGIPSSGGTIAISYKSVRKYIIVTPATGRIYVSNEMPKSWD; this is encoded by the coding sequence ATGTATAATAGAGGCTTTACTCTAATTGAGTTGCTTCTGACTTTTGTAATTTTGGGTATTATTGCAACTATTACTTTGAATTTTAGCCTTGCCATAATTGATGAGAGAAAAATGCTACAAAAGTCTTATGAGATAATGCAATGTCTTGTTGAGGTCAGGGGTGGTGCTTTTACAAAAGAGGAAGATTATCCTGATTTAGTTTGTTTTTACCCATTCTCTGATTTAATTTTAGTAAAAACTTTTGATAGAGTTAAAAACATGTATAAAGTTATAAAAAAAATTGATTTATCACAGGAAAATATAGATTTAACATCGGCAGTTTTTGGTACTAACAATTATGTTTACTTTAACAAGTTAGGCATTCCTTCTTCTGGAGGAACTATTGCAATTTCATATAAAAGTGTGAGAAAATACATTATAGTAACTCCTGCAACAGGGAGGATATATGTAAGTAATGAAATGCCAAAAAGTTGGGACTGA
- a CDS encoding prepilin-type N-terminal cleavage/methylation domain-containing protein: protein MRKGYTLVELLISISIVLIVIALVVNFLITGSLGYQFINKKVQYQRNARLVAERMIREVKKASLIDSASDGSNLIFSYTYYDFSTNPISSTLSTVKYYVDSNGILRRQVKQGSLWVGNNPLTESDFKILTPIFYYYNSARRLVSPQNAELIEIVLKFDGDKNNIPDYTLTFNIFLPVRSVYYVK from the coding sequence ATGAGAAAAGGTTATACCTTAGTTGAGCTTTTAATAAGTATTTCTATAGTGCTAATAGTAATAGCATTGGTAGTTAATTTTCTTATTACTGGTTCTTTAGGATATCAGTTTATCAATAAAAAAGTTCAATATCAGAGAAATGCAAGGCTTGTGGCTGAAAGAATGATAAGAGAAGTAAAAAAAGCTTCTCTAATTGATAGTGCTTCGGATGGAAGTAATTTGATTTTTAGTTACACCTATTATGACTTTTCAACAAACCCTATAAGTTCAACTTTGTCTACAGTTAAATATTATGTAGATTCTAATGGGATTTTAAGAAGACAGGTAAAACAGGGGAGTTTATGGGTAGGTAATAACCCTTTGACGGAAAGCGATTTTAAAATTTTGACTCCCATTTTTTATTATTATAATTCAGCAAGACGATTGGTATCTCCCCAAAATGCAGAATTAATTGAAATAGTTTTAAAATTTGATGGGGATAAGAACAATATACCAGACTATACTTTGACCTTTAATATTTTCTTACCAGTAAGGAGTGTCTATTATGTTAAATAA